A region of Maniola jurtina chromosome 7, ilManJurt1.1, whole genome shotgun sequence DNA encodes the following proteins:
- the LOC123866758 gene encoding uncharacterized protein LOC123866758 translates to MEDIVQLLKKIQEDIKETKDSVKNSEINLLNKINEKFDDIQSKLQNLEVTVRSQEQRLDLLEKQARERNIVIFGVEEKEQNYEDLQNNFLKIFSDITKIDCTSFEIQGIKRIGKKCDKPRPVIVTFSTFRRKFEILRNKKSLEQLNYYIKEDYPPKILQKRKELQEIAKEEREKGKKVIIKYDKLIVIPQKETSENTKRGSKRNLSETPPDKNGKFTRKPKKTTQTQKSNILTSYWTDKGTQKYNQNEKHLNPESTATP, encoded by the coding sequence atgGAAGATATTGTACAACTATTGAAAAAGATACAAGAAGACATTAAAGAAACAAAAGATAGTGTCAAAAACAGTGAAATAAATTTACTTAACAAAATCAACGAAAAATTTGACGATATCCAAAGTAAACTGCAAAATCTAGAGGTCACAGTTAGGTCACAAGAACAACGACTAGACCTTCTCGAAAAGCAAGCCAGGGAGAGAAATATCGTTATTTTTGGTGTGGAGGAAAAAGAACAGAATTACGAGGATTTACAGAATAATTTCCTGAAGATATTCAGTGATATTACGAAAATAGATTGTACTAGTTTTGAAATACAAGGTATAAAAAGAATTGGTAAAAAATGCGATAAACCTAGACCCGTTATTGTTACATTTTCTACATTTAGGAGAAAATTCGAAATTTTACGCAACAAAAAATCACTTgaacaattaaattactatataAAAGAAGATTACCCaccaaaaattttacaaaaaagaaaagaacTTCAAGAAATTGCGAAGGAAGAGCGGGAAAAAGGCAAAAAAGTGATAATCAAATATGATAAGTTAATTGTCATTCCACAAAAAGAGACAAGTGAAAACACAAAACGAGGAAGTAAACGCAATCTTTCTGAAACTCCTCCTGACAAGAATGGTAAATTTACAAGGAAACCCAAAAAGACGACCCAAACCCAGAAAAGTAACATCCTAACATCTTACTGGACCGACAAAGGCACCCAAAAATATAACCAAAACGAAAAACACTTGAATCCAGAGTCTACAGCAACACCTTAA
- the LOC123866783 gene encoding uncharacterized protein LOC123866783 has product MFVLLAVLCLLIKESLLLRIVHVTVPSYRVRGQPAQLECNYELGDDTLYSVKWYRDNEEFYRFMPKYDPPKHAYKLDGVKVDISKSDDRKVALHQVTLKSTGLYRCEVSAEAPSFASAAGEGRMEVIYLPREGPRITGNEQENRRGDSLFLNCTSSRSYPAAVLSWDIDGEKVTDPLLLVEYPTVQHAHGLLSSALGLRVPAGRTMQVRCTARVAPAWREGREAVVGSGQLADSKEAMLLVRSSSSVSTLSVILLTLSVLRVLSSLLESET; this is encoded by the exons ATGTTTGTTTTACTGGCAGTTCTCTGTTTACTTATAAAAG AGTCCCTTCTTCTGAGAATAGTTCATGTAACGGTCCCCTCGTACCGGGTGAGAGGTCAGCCCGCCCAACTGGAGTGTAATTACGAACTAGGAGACGACACTCTCTACTCAGTGAAATGGTACAGAGATAATGAAGAGTTCTATCGATTTATGCCGAAATACGACCCTCCGAAACACGCTTACAAACTCGATGGAGTCAAAGTGGAT ATATCGAAGTCAGACGACAGAAAAGTCGCCTTACACCAGGTGACACTCAAATCAACAGGTTTGTACCGATGCGAAGTTTCCGCGGAAGCGCCAAGCTTCGCTTCAGCTGCCGGGGAGGGCAGAATGGAGGTTATCT ATTTACCACGCGAAGGCCCTCGAATAACAGGCAATGAACAAGAGAATAGACGAGGAGATTCTTTGTTCCTCAACTGCACCTCAAGCCGGTCTTATCCTGCAGCGGTCTTGAGTTGGGATATTGATGGTGAAAAG GTCACAGACCCACTGCTATTGGTGGAATACCCAACAGTGCAGCACGCACACGGCCTGCTATCATCAGCTCTGGGTTTGAGAGTCCCTGCTGGTCGCACGATGCAAGTGCGATGCACCGCTCGCGTCGCGCCCGCCTGGCGGGAAGGCAGGGAAGCTGTCGTCGGCAGTGGCCAACTTGCGGACAGTAAAGAGGCCATGTTATTAG TGCGAAGCTCGAGCTCGGTGTCTACATTAAGTGTAATTTTGTTAACACTTTCTGTTCTTCGAGTTCTCAGTTCTTTGTTGGAGTCGGAAACGTga